In the Campylobacter sputorum subsp. sputorum genome, TATCTTTTAGTTTAAACCCATTTTGCGTTCTAACTATAGTTATATTCGAATCAAAAACACTATTTAGCGTTATTTCTTCGCCAACTTTTATCTGTTTTGGTGCATTTGCTTGAGCATTATTTGTTGATTCTTGGTTTTGACAACCTATAAAAAATATAACCAAAGTTATTGCTAAAATAAGTTTTTTCATATAACTCTCCTTAAAATATACACATATTATACATTTGCAATGTAAATTTTTGATAAAAATATTAAAATAAATGAGCTAATTCAAAAGCACTATTTTTTAAATTTATATAAAATTTTTCATAGCTGCTCTTGCCTCCCTGTCTGCTTCTTTTTTCTTTAAAGTTTCTCTTTTGTCGTGTAAATTTTTACCTTTTGCAAGAGCAATGCTAGCTTTAACTATATTTTTTGAGTTTAGATAAAGCGATAAAACAACAATTGTGTAGCCACTTGTGCTAACTTGACCCAAGAGTTTATCTATCTGTTTTTTGTGCATTAAAAGTTTTCTTGGTGCTCTTTCGTTTGGTTTGAAATGAGTATTTGTGGTTTGTAAATGACTTATGTGTGCATTTAATAAAAAAAGTTCGCCTTTTATAATGCGGACAAAACTATCTTTTAAATTTACTTTACCAGCCCTTAAAGCCTTAACTTCACTACCTTTTAGAACAATCCCAGCTTCGTAAGTTTCAATGATGCTAAAATCATGAAATGCTTTTTTATTTTTTGCTAAATCTTTTTGCATATTAACTCACTAAAAAGTAGCTACTGCCGCTACCACTTAAAAATTCATTTTCTTTTAAACTTAAAGAATAAAGTTTTTTACAAGGCTCTAAAAGATCATTTAATTGTGTATTTTTATAAATTTGTAAAATTTTTTTTGAGCTTAAATTTTCTAAATTTTTAGCTAAATTTATATCAAATTTACCGCTAAAATCGCTTCTAAATTTCTCATAAACATCTTTTGTTGAGCAAAATAAATTTGGTGTAAAAACTTCTAAATTTGGAATCTCATCTATAAATTCTTTTATGTTTTCTCCAATCCCGCTAACATTAGCACTTTTAAATCCGCTTATGAAAAATGCAACATCAGCACCTATTTGTGAGCCTATTTGCATAAGCGATTCATCACAAATTCCTAGATTAATTTCCTTATTTGCAAGTCTTAAAAAAGTAGCGGCATTTGAGCTTCCTCCGCCAAGTCCGCTACCCATTGGTATATTTTTAATCAGTTTGACTTTATGAAATTTAAAAAACTCATCAAGTTTATTTTTATATCCACACAAGCATAGTTTTTCATAGGTTTTTTTAATGATATTATCTTGTATATTTATATTTGCGTCTATTTCAAATTTATCATTCTCGCTAGTTTTTACAAACTCAATTTCATCAAAAAGATTTTCAAATAATATAAATCTAGAGGAAATTTCGTGGTAATTACCCCTAAAACCTGTAATTTTTAAAAATACATTAAGCTTTGCGTATGATCTCATTTTTTTAGTTTTTCGCTAAGTTTGCTTAAATTTTCGTGGCTTTGCTTGCTTGCTTGAATGTTTTCTCGTGTTACATCGTTTGCTAATTCGCCTCTTAAAATCATCATATCTTTTGGTGCGTCTATGCCAACTTTAACACCGCCTTTAGCGATTGAAACTATTTTGATAGTTACATCGTTTCCTAATTTTATAATCTCGTCTTCTTTTCTTGAAAGTATTAACATTTTTCTACCTTATTTAAACAATATTTTACATCTTGATTTTTTATCTCTATAATACTAAAAAAATCATCAAAATCTATTAAATATTTGCCATTTTCTTTTTTAAAAAAATTTTCGATATTTAGTTTTTTGCCTAAACTTATATCTAAAACATCTCCATTATACACATTTTTTTCTAAATTTAAAAAATGAATCGGGTTTAGCATTTTTTCATTTTGATATACGAATTTACCCTCACTAACTCTTTTTAATGCACTAAGCGTTGCTTGAATGCCTAGTTTTTGTGCAAACAGCTGTGCATAAGATCTTATATAAGAGCCTTCATCAACTGCTATTTTAAATGTTAAAAATGGATGAGAATATGATAAAATTTCACACTCATAAATATGCATTGTGCTTTGTTTGATATCAAACTCAATCCCATTTCTAGCCAAATCATAAGCTCTTTTCCCATTAATCTTTTTTGCACTATATTTTGGCGGCGTGTATACTATATCGCCAAGAAGTGAGTTTTTAATTATATTAAATACACTTTGATGAAAAGGAAGTGTGTCCTTAACGCTTGTGATATTTTCATCATCTAAACTTTCACAATACGCACCAAGCCACATTGTAGCAATGTATGTTTTTGGCGTTTTGTCTAAATAGTTAAAAAGTTTAGTGTATTGCCCGAATGCAACAATAAGACATCCACTTGCAAAAGGATCAAGTGTGCCAGAAAATCCAGCTTTTTTAACGCCATATTTTCTTTTGATTTTTCTTAAAAAGAAATTTGAACTAATACCTCTTGGCTTATTTGCAACAAAAAGTGCATTCATACTGCTTTTTCCACGAAATTTGACATTATCTCGCGAGTTATGCCGCCAAAGTTTATTTTGAGCTTAAAATCTTGATTTACTTTGGTTATTTCTACAATTCTTCCTATGCCAAAAATTTTATGTTTAATCAAATCACCTTTTTTAAATTCTTTTTGTTGTTCTATTTGTAAAGAGCCCTCGCAAAGACCAGCTTCACTTAAAAATCTACTTTTTTTAAGTCTTTCTCTTTTTCCTTTGTAAAATCTAGATTCTGCATGGCTTAAAGTAAGATGTTCTTTTGCTCTAGTTATCGCAACATAAGCAAGTCTTCGCTCTTCTTCTATATCGCTTCCATCGCCAATTAACGGGAAAAATCCCTCTTCAAGTCCTATTACAAAAAGATATTTAAATTCTAAACCTTTGCTAGCGTGAATACTCATTATAGAAATACTTTCTTCATTTATGCTATCTTGATCGCTTTGAAGAGAAATTTCATTTAAAAACTCTTCTAATTCAAACTCATCATCATTCATTGCTTGATCTCTAAGTAGTGCATAAAACTCATCGATATTTGCAACTCTTTCTGCTCCATCTGGCATATCTTCATAAAATTTTTTTATGCCAAATTTAGTTTCTAGCATATTAATAAGATCATAAATTCCATCAAAATGCGATAATTCTTCTAAATTTGAAGATAATTCTAAAAGCGTGTTTAAGTTTTTTTTGCCAACATCATCACTTTTTATATTGTTTATAGCTTGATATATAGATGTTTTATTATCAAATGCAACTTTTTGTATCTTGCCTATAGTTACTTTTCCAAGACCTCTTTTTGGGCGATTTATAATACGCTCTAAAGAAAAATCATCATTTTGATTTATTGCAAGTCTTAAATAGCTTATGATATCTTTTATCTCTGTTCTTTCATAAAATTTAACTCCACCAACCATTTTATAATGGATATTTTCTCTATTTAATCCTTCTTCTAATGAGCGAGAAAGAGCGTTTATCCTATATAATATCGCTATATCTTTTGCCTCTACACCAGAGTTTAGAAGCTCTTTTATCTTAGTTGCAATTTTGCTTGATTCTACACTTTCATCATCGCAATTAAATATAGTTATATCATTGCCCTCTTGTTTTGTGCTGATTAATTTTTTGCCAAGGCGGTTTCTATTATGCTCAATCAGTTCATTTGCAGCTTTTAGTATAGATGCAGTTGAGCGATAATTTTGTTCTAATTTTACGATTTTTACATTATCAAATTGGTCTTTGAAATTTAAAATATTTTCTATTTTTGTTCCACGCCATCCATAAATACTCTGATCATCATCGCCAACCACGCATATATTATTGTGGGTTTTGCAGAGCTTTTGTAATAATTTTAATTGTAAATCATTTGTATCTTGATATTCATCAACCATGATATATTGGTATCTTTGTGAGATTTCATTTGCTAGTTTGTCATCACTATCTAAAATTTTATAAGTAAGCATTAAAAGGTCATCAAAATCTACTAAATTGTTGTCTTTTAGATAATTTTCATATCTTTCATAAATACTAGCAACTTTAGCATAAAAATCATTTTCTTTTCCGTTTAAAAGCGTAGATGTATTTTTTTTAACATCATTAACACTTAAAAGAGTATTTTTGTATTTTGAAATTTCGCTTCCTAAAATAGGCGTAGGAATGTCGCTTTCAAAACTTTTTAAGATTCTTTTTTTATCATTTGTATCTATTATGACAAAGTTGTTTTTTCTATCAAGTCTTGATATGTGAAATTTTAAAAATAACAATCCAAATTTATGAAATGTGCAAAGTAGCGGCGGAGACGATATAGTGCTTTTTTCTAGCATATTTAAAGCTCTATTTTTCATCTCATTTGCCGCTTTATTTGTAAATGTTAATGTTAGTGTATTTGATGGGGCTATGCCAACTACAGATATAAGATAAGCTAGTCTTGAAGTTATGGTTTTTGTTTTGCCGCTACCAGCTCCAGCTAAAATAAGCATAGGACCATCTATGTGTTTAACTGCTTTTTGTTGCTCTTCATTTAGGTTTTGAAAAATTTTATCCATGATAATCTTTATTTATAAATTTATTTTTTCTTAAATAGTTCTCTATTTTGTGGATTTGATAAAAACATAGCCATTGATTCTTTGGTTTTGCTCTCAGTAGAATTTTCTTTATGTATAGAAAAATTTACTAAAATAGGGCTGTTTTCTACCAAAATTTGAACTATTGCACCAAGTGGAATTTTTACAAAAGATGCAAAATTATCAGCCCCAAAACCAGCTTCAAAAGTTATATAATTTTGTGTTAGTTTTGTGCTTTCGTAAGTATATCCATCTAGCGTAAAAAGAACAACTGGCATTGGCATATTTGCCATTATCTCGTTTGGAAGTGGTGGATCAAATTTAACATAAGGCATATTCGCAAGTATAGAAAATCTTATGTCATTTTGTAGTAACAACTCTATGCACTCATAAACATGCATTTTCATTAAAATTCTAAAACCATCATTATCTAGTAGTTCGTCTAACATTTTATACCTTTGAATTCATTTACAAGTTTTTTTATCTCATTTATACCTATTTGCCAAAAATTTTCATTGTTAATATCAAGATTAAATTTACCTATAAGCTCTCTTGGTTCCATACTTCCACCGCTGCTTAAAAATTCAGTATATAACTCTATGAAATTTTTACATTTACCACTTTTATACAAACCAAACAGTGCAAGAACTAAAAGCTGTGCATAAGCATAAGAATAGCAGTAAAATGGCGTATGGATAAAATGTGGTATATAACTCCACCAAAGGCTATAATATTCATTTAGTTTTAAACTATTTCCAAACATTTTTTTTGATTCTTTTAGCCAAATTTGGTTAATCTCGTCTGTGCTTAATTCATCTTTTTTTGCATGAATTTCTCTTTCAAATGTAGTAAAATTTATCTGCCTATAAAGTGTTGCAAATATATCTTCTAGTTTTGAAGCATATAAAGATAACTTTTCTTCGCCTTTTAAATCTTTTTTTATGTAATCAAATACAATCATTTCGCAAAAAACAGAAGCAGTTTCGGCCGTGGTAAGTGGTGTTTGTGAGTTTAAAAATCCTACACTATAAGCAAGTTTTTGATGAATCAAATGCCCAAGTTCGTGAGCCATTGTAAAAAGATCTCTTAATTTGTTTGTGTGATTTAAAAGAACATATGGATGAGCATCAGTTGTAACAGAGTGTGAAAATGCTCCACTTATCTTGGTTTTACTTGGCATTACATCTACAAAGCCATTTTCTAGTGCGTGTTTTGCGATGCTAGCAAATTTTGGATTAAAGTTTTCAAAAGCTTTTAAGACTATACTTTTT is a window encoding:
- the smpB gene encoding SsrA-binding protein SmpB, with the protein product MQKDLAKNKKAFHDFSIIETYEAGIVLKGSEVKALRAGKVNLKDSFVRIIKGELFLLNAHISHLQTTNTHFKPNERAPRKLLMHKKQIDKLLGQVSTSGYTIVVLSLYLNSKNIVKASIALAKGKNLHDKRETLKKKEADREARAAMKNFI
- a CDS encoding 4-(cytidine 5'-diphospho)-2-C-methyl-D-erythritol kinase, translated to MRSYAKLNVFLKITGFRGNYHEISSRFILFENLFDEIEFVKTSENDKFEIDANINIQDNIIKKTYEKLCLCGYKNKLDEFFKFHKVKLIKNIPMGSGLGGGSSNAATFLRLANKEINLGICDESLMQIGSQIGADVAFFISGFKSANVSGIGENIKEFIDEIPNLEVFTPNLFCSTKDVYEKFRSDFSGKFDINLAKNLENLSSKKILQIYKNTQLNDLLEPCKKLYSLSLKENEFLSGSGSSYFLVS
- the csrA gene encoding carbon storage regulator CsrA — its product is MLILSRKEDEIIKLGNDVTIKIVSIAKGGVKVGIDAPKDMMILRGELANDVTRENIQASKQSHENLSKLSEKLKK
- the truB gene encoding tRNA pseudouridine(55) synthase TruB, with amino-acid sequence MNALFVANKPRGISSNFFLRKIKRKYGVKKAGFSGTLDPFASGCLIVAFGQYTKLFNYLDKTPKTYIATMWLGAYCESLDDENITSVKDTLPFHQSVFNIIKNSLLGDIVYTPPKYSAKKINGKRAYDLARNGIEFDIKQSTMHIYECEILSYSHPFLTFKIAVDEGSYIRSYAQLFAQKLGIQATLSALKRVSEGKFVYQNEKMLNPIHFLNLEKNVYNGDVLDISLGKKLNIENFFKKENGKYLIDFDDFFSIIEIKNQDVKYCLNKVEKC
- a CDS encoding ATP-dependent helicase; the encoded protein is MDKIFQNLNEEQQKAVKHIDGPMLILAGAGSGKTKTITSRLAYLISVVGIAPSNTLTLTFTNKAANEMKNRALNMLEKSTISSPPLLCTFHKFGLLFLKFHISRLDRKNNFVIIDTNDKKRILKSFESDIPTPILGSEISKYKNTLLSVNDVKKNTSTLLNGKENDFYAKVASIYERYENYLKDNNLVDFDDLLMLTYKILDSDDKLANEISQRYQYIMVDEYQDTNDLQLKLLQKLCKTHNNICVVGDDDQSIYGWRGTKIENILNFKDQFDNVKIVKLEQNYRSTASILKAANELIEHNRNRLGKKLISTKQEGNDITIFNCDDESVESSKIATKIKELLNSGVEAKDIAILYRINALSRSLEEGLNRENIHYKMVGGVKFYERTEIKDIISYLRLAINQNDDFSLERIINRPKRGLGKVTIGKIQKVAFDNKTSIYQAINNIKSDDVGKKNLNTLLELSSNLEELSHFDGIYDLINMLETKFGIKKFYEDMPDGAERVANIDEFYALLRDQAMNDDEFELEEFLNEISLQSDQDSINEESISIMSIHASKGLEFKYLFVIGLEEGFFPLIGDGSDIEEERRLAYVAITRAKEHLTLSHAESRFYKGKRERLKKSRFLSEAGLCEGSLQIEQQKEFKKGDLIKHKIFGIGRIVEITKVNQDFKLKINFGGITREIMSNFVEKAV